In a genomic window of Pararge aegeria chromosome 7, ilParAegt1.1, whole genome shotgun sequence:
- the LOC120625107 gene encoding AN1-type zinc finger protein 2A-like: MEFPHIGRNCSYQSCNKLDFLPMKCDACKDVYCSDHFAYVKHECTASTARDVQVPQCPLCGSPVPGKRGEAPDVAVSAHIDNQCMSDPARERRKKVFTNKCSYKGCKTKEMVPLVCAECSLNFCLRHRHTADHTCDGKLGAKKRQAANAAMARMKQNEKNIQNRGFVASIANFTTVQGNMTEDEALAHALALSMQEENRDPESGVVRELLGQRVGGEQNSRCSVS, encoded by the exons ATGGAATTTCCGCACATTGGAAGGAATTGTTCCTACCAGTCATGTAATAAACTGG atTTCCTGCCAATGAAGTGTGATGCATGCAAAGATGTTTATTg ttCTGATCATTTTGCCTATGTAAAACATGAGTGTACTGCATCCACTGCCAGAGATGTACAAGTGCCGCAATGCCCTTTATGTGGGAGCCCTGTTCCTGGGAAAAGAGGTGAGGCTCCTGACGTTGCAGTGAGCGCTCACATAGATAACCAGTGCATGTCCGACCCAGCCCGGGAGAGGAGAAAAAAG GTGTTCACAAACAAGTGTTCATACAAGGGTTGCAAGACGAAAGAAATGGTGCCTCTTGTTTGCGCGGAATGCTCTCTCAACTTTTGCTTACGGCATCGCCATACGGCAGATCATACTTGCGACGGTAAATTAGGAGCCAAGAAGAGACAGGCTGC AAATGCAGCGATGGCGCGTATGAAACAAAACGAGAAGAACATACAAAATAGAGGGTTCGTGGCTTCTATTGCAAACTTTACTACAGTGCAAGGGAATATG ACCGAAGACGAAGCGTTGGCACATGCTTTAGCGCTTTCGATGCAGGAGGAGAATCGTGACCCCGAATCGGGCGTTGTACGGGAACTGCTCGGTCAGCGGGTGGGCGGTGAACAGAACTCCCGATGCTCGGTGTCTTAG